A part of Aegilops tauschii subsp. strangulata cultivar AL8/78 chromosome 2, Aet v6.0, whole genome shotgun sequence genomic DNA contains:
- the LOC109751678 gene encoding uncharacterized protein — MYAALSAAQWVVGKALAPVADGVLEAWAATRNFGFNIEALSMELMLVKATLEQAGRKELGGPAMEMLLQKLRDSAQNAEDLLDELDYFRIHDELHGTHDAAGEHDKGCFHNLAFNARHTAKAFGKLVNCAKHRQRSHSDSSAPDTNQELSGCMPKIGKLLTCSSSPHPHVRDDDYDSDDDCGNVQETPKLEFNRVYFSQRMKDIVEKLQLMRNEVSKILIHCGPRTVPDIALSRPITKSRIDEPKLYGRDHVMNSIIHDITKGQYYDKGLTVLPVVGPGGMGKTTLIQHIYRNQQVQNHFPASPDGGGWSSVVGTAREERGWCPLVLAVASSTCLLAASPVCLQAVAAVLVGGLVGVFARGGGQSSAQRL; from the coding sequence ATGTACGCGGCCCTCAGTGCGGCGCAATGGGTGGTGGGCAAGGCGCTAGCCCCTGTTGCGGATGGGGTGCTGGAGGCATGGGCGGCCACCAGGAACTTCGGTTTCAACATCGAGGCCCTCAGCATGGAACTAATGCTGGTGAAGGCCACGCTCGAACAAGCTGGCCGCAAGGAGCTCGGCGGGCCGGCCATGGAGATGTTGTTGCAGAAGCTGCGTGACTCGGCGCAAAATGCTGAAGACTTGCTAGATGAGCTCGACTACTTCCGCATCCACGATGAGCTCCACGGCACCCACGATGCTGCAGGCGAGCACGACAAGGGTTGCTTCCACAACCTTGCCTTCAATGCTCGCCACACCGCCAAAGCTTTTGGCAAACTGGTCAACTGTGCTAAGCATCGGCAGAGGTCACACAGCGACTCCTCGGCCCCAGACACCAATCAGGAGCTTAGCGGATGCATGCCCAAGATCGGTAAACTCCTCACTTGCTCATCTTCCCCGCATCCACATGTTCGTGATGATGACTATGATAGTGATGATGACTGTGGCAATGTGCAAGAAACACCAAAGCTTGAGTTTAATAGGGTTTATTTCTCTCAAAGGATGAAGGACATTGTAGAGAAATTGCAACTTATGCGCAATGAGGTTAGCAAGATTCTGATACATTGTGGCCCTAGAACTGTCCCAGACATTGCCCTGAGTCGTCCTATCACCAAAAGTAGAATTGATGAGCCAAAACTGTATGGAAGGGACCATGTCATGAATAGCATCATACATGATATCACCAAGGGTCAATACTATGACAAGGGTCTAACTGTGCTGCCGGTAGTGGGTCCAGGGGGAATGGGGAAGACAACTCTTATACAACACATATATCGCAACCAGCAAGTGCAGAATCATTTTCCAGCGAGCCCTGATGGCGGTGGTTGGAGCAGTGTGGTGGGGACTGCTCGTGAGGAACGCGGGTGGTGCCCGCTGGTGCTTGCGGTAGCCTCGTCAACATGCTTATTGGCAGCCTCGCCAGTGTGCTTGCAGGCGGTGGCGGCCGTGCTTGTCGGCGGCCTCGTTGGCGTGTTTGCTAGAGGCGGCGGTCAGAGCAGTGCGCAGAGGTTGTAG